The Pseudomonas sp. TH06 genome has a window encoding:
- a CDS encoding alanine/glycine:cation symporter family protein produces the protein MLEVINDFLSGKVLIVLIVGLGSYFTIRSRFVQLRHFFHMFAVFRDSLKGSAGQLSSFQALMLSLAGRVGAGNIAGVGIAVTLGGPGAVFWMWVTALVGMSSSFFECTLAQVYKRAEGDGLYRGGPAYYIQHGLKLKGMAVVFSILLLVTYGFAFIGLQSYTVTHSLQNAFAFNPQHTGIVLAVLLAITFIGGIKRIASVSDLLVPIKTLAYIGVTLYVIGTQIEHVPAMLETIFKSAFGLDPAFGGLLGSAIVMGVKRGVFANEAGLGSAPNVAAVAAVKHPGAQGVVQAFSVFLDTFVICTCTALLILLSGFYTPGFEGDGIVLTQNSLAAVVGDWGRMFVSVALSLFVFTCILYNYYLGENSLQFLTRNRAALMVFRGLVLALVVWGSMQDLSTVFAFADITMTCLAFVNLVALAMLFKVGMRVMRDYDDQRRAGVKQPVFDSSKFTDLDLDLKAWPTTQPAAAGKTEVEPQGVPAAQR, from the coding sequence ATGCTCGAAGTCATTAACGACTTCCTCTCAGGGAAAGTACTGATCGTGCTCATTGTCGGGCTCGGTAGCTACTTCACGATTCGCTCGCGTTTCGTTCAACTGCGCCACTTCTTCCACATGTTCGCAGTGTTCCGCGACAGCCTCAAAGGCAGCGCCGGGCAACTCAGCTCGTTCCAGGCCCTGATGCTCAGCCTTGCCGGCCGTGTCGGTGCAGGCAACATCGCCGGTGTCGGCATCGCCGTGACCCTTGGTGGTCCGGGTGCGGTGTTCTGGATGTGGGTGACCGCACTGGTCGGCATGTCCAGCAGCTTCTTCGAATGCACCCTGGCCCAGGTCTACAAGCGCGCCGAAGGTGATGGCCTGTACCGTGGCGGCCCGGCCTACTACATCCAGCACGGCCTGAAACTGAAAGGCATGGCGGTAGTGTTCTCGATCCTGCTGCTGGTCACCTACGGCTTCGCCTTCATTGGCTTGCAGTCCTACACCGTGACCCACTCGTTGCAGAACGCCTTTGCCTTTAACCCACAACATACCGGTATCGTCCTCGCGGTGTTGCTGGCCATCACCTTCATCGGCGGCATCAAGCGCATCGCTTCGGTGTCCGACCTGCTGGTACCGATCAAGACCCTGGCTTATATCGGCGTGACCCTGTACGTGATCGGCACCCAGATCGAACACGTGCCAGCCATGCTGGAAACCATCTTCAAGAGCGCCTTCGGTCTCGACCCGGCCTTTGGCGGCCTGCTCGGCAGCGCCATCGTCATGGGCGTGAAGCGTGGCGTGTTCGCCAACGAAGCGGGTCTGGGCAGTGCGCCGAACGTCGCCGCAGTGGCTGCCGTGAAGCACCCGGGCGCCCAAGGCGTGGTTCAGGCTTTCAGCGTGTTCCTCGACACCTTCGTGATCTGCACCTGCACCGCGCTGCTGATCCTGCTGTCGGGTTTCTACACCCCGGGCTTCGAAGGTGACGGCATCGTCCTGACCCAGAACTCGCTGGCCGCCGTGGTCGGTGACTGGGGTCGGATGTTCGTCAGCGTCGCGCTGTCGCTGTTCGTCTTCACCTGCATCCTCTACAACTACTACCTGGGCGAAAACAGCTTGCAGTTCCTCACCCGCAACCGCGCCGCGCTGATGGTATTCCGCGGCCTGGTGCTGGCGCTGGTGGTATGGGGTTCGATGCAGGACCTGTCGACCGTGTTCGCCTTCGCCGACATCACCATGACTTGCCTGGCGTTCGTCAACCTGGTGGCCCTGGCCATGCTGTTCAAGGTCGGCATGCGCGTGATGCGTGACTACGACGATCAGCGCCGCGCCGGCGTCAAACAGCCTGTGTTCGACTCCAGCAAATTTACTGATCTGGATCTGGACCTGAAGGCCTGGCCGACCACTCAGCCGGCTGCCGCTGGCAAGACTGAAGTCGAGCCGCAAGGCGTGCCTGCAGCGCAACGCTGA